GTGATCGAAGTGCCCGAGGTGGTTCGCCAGCGGCACGGGCTGGACGACGAGCCGCTCTGGGGACCGAAGGGATGCGTCAACTGCCGGCAGACCGGCTATCGCGGCCGGATCGGCATCTTCGAGTTCCTGCCGGTGGACGACAACCTCTCGAGCGTGATCTACGAGCGCAGGCCCGCGGAAGAGATCCACCGCGTGTCGGGCCGCCCGACGATGTTCGACGACGGAATCGCCAAGGTCAAAGCCGGCGTGACCAGTCTGGACGAGCTGATCCGCGTGATCGCGGCCTAGGGAACCGACGTTGCCGCATTTCTGGTACGAAGCCCTGACCTCGACCGGCCAGGTCGAGAAGGCAACGATGGCGGCGACGAGCGAGGAGGATCTCGCCGAGCGCCTCCGGGAGAACGGCGCGTATCTCGTGCGCAGCCGTCCCGCGGAAAAGCCGGCGCCGGCCAGGAAGGCGGACGGCAAGGTGCCGCGCAAGCAGCTGCTCGCGCTCATCGAGTACATGGCCGGATCCGCGCAAGTCGGCTTGCCGATCATGACGACGCTGACCGACGTCGAGCCCCGGCTGGAATCCAAGCTGTTGCGGAAGATCGTCGCGGAGATGCGCGACACGATGTCGCTCGAGGGAAAGAGCCTCTCGGAGGCGATGCGCGAGCACCCGAAGGCCTTCGATTCGTTCTACGTGAGCACCGTCGAGGCGGGCGAGGCGAGCGGACAGCTCGACTTCGTCCTGGAACAGCTCGTGAAGCACCTGGACTGGCAGGAAGCCCTCGGATCGCAGATCCGGCAAGCCGTCACGTATCCGATCATCATCGTGGTGGCGATCATCGGCCTGCTGCTCGTGCTCGTGGGATTCGTCTTTCCGCGTCTGATTCCGATTCTTACCTCGCGAGCCGTGGAGCTTCCGCTCGCTACGAGGCTCGTCATCGGCGCGTCCGAGGTCATCCGCGACTTCTGGCTGGTCGGAGTGGCGGCGGCGGTCGGCGCGGCGCTGCTTCTCGCGGTCGCGCGCCGGCAGGAGGACATCGCGACCGCGATCGACGCGGCGGTGCTGCGCGTGCCTCTCTTCGGCGAGCTCATCCTCCAGATCAACATGGCCCGGCTCGTCACGTACCTCTCGCTCTTTTACAGGACCGGATTAGACATCATCCTGTCGCTCAAGCTGACCGCCAATATGGTGCGGAACCGGGCTATCGCGCGCGCGATCGACGGCGTGCGCGAGGGAGTCACCGGCGGCGAGTCCCTCGGCATCGCGTTCGGAGCGTCGCCGCTGTTCCCACCCATAGTGCTGCGGAGCATCACGCTCGGGGAGGTCACCGGCCACCTGGACGACGCCCTCCAGCGCACGTCTGTCTACTACGAGCGTGAAGTACCCGCCGCGGTGAAGCGGATGGTCACGGGATTGCAGCCGCTGCTCATCGTGTTCATGGGGGGGGGGTTCTGCTCGTTGCGCTCGCGATCATCCTCCCCATCCTCGGCATCTACGATTCCATCGGCCGGCGATGAACAAGCCTTCCGCGCGGCGGTTCGGAGCGCTGATAGGTCCCGATCGCGTGTACGTGATCGAGTATGTGCGGCAGGCCGCCGGCGTCGAGATCATGAACCACATGAGCGTCGCGCGCAGCATGCCGAGCGTCGAGGAAGCGAGCGATGCCCTCGTGGAGCTGATCCGGCCGGCGGCGGGACGGGATAAAGCTCAGGTCACCGCGGCCATTCGTGGATTCGGCATTTCCTACCAGCTCTTGACGCTGCCGCCCGCGGGCGCTGACGTGCTCGCGCCGATCATCGATCGCGAGATGCGGAGAATGTTTCCCGACATCGAGGACCCGCTCGTCGGCTTCGCGCTGGGCGGTAGCATCGATCGCCGCACGGGACGGCCCGCGCCGGCGGCAGCGAAGAAGGGGATGCCTGAGCGGCGCAGCACCGCCACCGGCGAGAGTCTCCCGCTTGCGATATTCGCGGCCGCGGCGCCGCGGCATGTCGTGAGCACCGTCGCCGCGACGCTCGAACGCGCGGGGATCCGGCTGGAGCACCTGACCGTCGTGCCGCAGGCGATGGCGCGGCTGTGTCGAGAGGTTAACGGCTCGCCGCAGCCGGCCGCGCTGGCGATCATGCTGCAGGGGTCGCCGGTCATCGGAGTGTTTCAGGGCGGCGACGTGCGGTTCATATCAGAGCCGCCGACCTTCGAGGAGGGTCTGTCCTCAGTCGACGTTCAGACCGTGATCGACCAGGTAGGCCGTGCCCGCATGTACATGCGACAACACTTCCGGGGCGCGGACATCGGCAGGATCTTCGTCGCGGCCGATCCCGCCGACCACTCGCACGTGGACGCGGTGCTCAACGCCGCCCTGAACATGGAGGTTGTGCCGTTGGCGCCAGCCGTGGGGCCGGCGGCGGCGATCGCCGCGCTGGGCAGCATCCTCAATGCGGAATCGAATCCCGAGATGGTCTTTTACCCGTCGCCCGGGGACGTCAGCCGGGATGCGGCCAGGCGGCGAGCCCGCAGCCTGACGATGGCCGCGGGCGCGGTGTGCGCGCTCGCGATCATGACGGCGGCGTTCTCGTCGGTGGCGGCCACGCGGGCCGCGGGCGAGCTGCGGACGGAGCGCGCCGCCGCCGACGCGCGGATGGCGAGCATCGCGCCGGCCATGGACGTGATCGCCGAGCGGCGCGCGAACATGGAACGCATTGCCGCGACTCAGGAGCACTATGCCAGCCGACAGCAACTCGCGCGGCTGATCAACGGCATCCGCCTGGCTCAGCCGTTGAACGTCGGCCTGAGCAGCGCGAGCTTGACGCGCACGAGCGAAGGCTGGAGGGTGGACCTCGCCGGAACCGCCGTGGGATCTACCGGCGCGGACGTGCTGGAGGGCGTCGCCGACTTCTCGCGTGAGCTACCGGCGAGAATCCCGCTCCAGTCCTTCAACATGAGCGCGTTCGAGTACGGTTCCGGCGAGGGCGAGATGTCCGGCAGCTTTCGAATCAGCTTCACCGTGGCGGCCGTTCCATGAAAGACCTGAAGCTCGCGGACGTGGGCGCGTACCTCTCCAGAAATCGCCACGCGGCCAGGCTGCTCGGCGTGACCACACTCGTCGTGGCGATGTCCGCGTGGACGTCGTGTTCCGCGCTGCGCACGACCAAGGAGGCGCGCGCAGCGACTTGGGAGGCCGCCGCCATCGGTGAAACGGCGACACGGTTTTCCCGACAGTTCGTCCCCGCGACCATCGGAGAAACCGAGGAATGGGCGCGCACGACCGAGGAAGCCGCCGCTTTCGGAGCGCCGGAAGCCACGAAGGTGTCGCTGGCGCAGACCGTATCGCGCATCGCGGAAGTCGCCGGCATGTCAACGGTGAAGGCGAGCTTCATTCCGCCCGACTCCGTCGGCCTGGCCGATACCCGCAGGATGGGCGATCTCACGTTCGAGCCGGGCACGTTCGGCCTGCGGCTCGAGGCCAACGGGACGGTGCCGGCCCTGGCGCGCGTGATACTGCGGCTTCCGCCGGCAACGGAGATCACATCGCTTTCCATTTCCGGCCACACCGACCAACTGAAGGCAACTTTTCATCTCGCGGTGTATCACCCTGCCGGAGGGCCGCAAAATTAAGGGCGACAGTTCGGACCATTCCAATTACATTTGGCTCGCCATCGCGGCGGGGGTGATCGTTGCGTTCGGGGTGGCCTGGCGCACAAACGCCGCGGCTGCCGCGGTCGTACGCGCGCCGAAGAGCTACATCGCTCCGTCCGCGCTCGATTCGCTGGGGCGGTACCTGCGGCCGATCGCGCTCACGCCGGCGCGCGGGCAGGGCCAGGCCGCCGAGCTGTTCGTGCGGGACGACTACTACGCGCAGCCCGCGCCGCGGGAGCGGAATTCCGGCGGGTCGTCCGCGCCGGCGGGTCCGGCACGGCCGCGATGGGTTGTGAGCGCGATTCTGCTGACGGACGCTCAGCGCATGGCGGTGGTCAACGATTCTGTCGTGGTCGTGGGCTCCACGCTGCCGGGCGGCGCGCGGATCTTGGAGATCCAATCGGATCGGGTGGTGTTGCAGGAGTCTGGTGGTGTTCGGAGAGTCATCTCCTTGAATAGGTGAGGCAGTGATGCTTGGGATCAGCTCGACCGGAACGGAACGAGCGTTGAGGTTCTCGATCGCGTTCGCGGCGATCGTTCTGGCGGCGAACGCGTGTGCCAGCGCGCCGCGCGCGACGGAGGGCACGCGCACCGCCGCAGACGTCGCCGACGTTGCCGGCGCGAACGACCGGGTCGACGCCTTGCCCGCGCTCCCCGTTGCGCAGGTCGCGGAGGGCGGCCGGTCCGCGCCCCGGATCCAGCGGTTCGATGCCGTGGAGCAGGATCTTCGCACGGCGCTTCGCGGACTGGCGCAGAGCTTCGGCCTCGGTCTCGAGATCGACCCCGACGTGCACGGGCTGGTGAACACGCGGCTGGAAAACGTCACGCTCGACGAAGCGCTGGCGAGTCTCCTCGCGCGGCATTCGTACGCGTATCAGATCCAGGGCGGAGTGCTGCGTGTCACAGGTTCGCGCATGCAGTCGAAGACCTTTTCGCTGGACTACGTGTCGCTGAGCCGGATCTCCGCCACGCAGACGGTGGTGACCAGCGGACTCAGCACGGGCGGAGTCGGCGGCCAGCAACTTGGCGGCCAGCAACTTGGCGGGCAGCAGCTCGGGGGACAGCAGGTCGGCGGAGGTGGAGGCGGCTCGCAGATCTCCAGCACCACCGCGGCGAATCTTTGGCAGGACGTCCGCATCGCGTTGGAAGCGCTCGTGTTTTATGACATCACGTCCGACAGTGCGCGCCAGATCGTGTCGGCGGCGACGGCCGAAGGCACGACCGGGATCGCTCCGATAAATGCGGCGAGCTCAGTGCTCGGTATCGCCGCCGGCGCGCCGGGCGCGACGGCAAAGACGTCGGGCGATGGCCGCCGGCTCATCATCAATCCGCTCGCGGGTAGCATCTTCGTCACGGCCCCACCCTCCACTCTCGAT
This genomic interval from Gemmatimonadaceae bacterium contains the following:
- a CDS encoding type II secretion system F family protein — protein: MPHFWYEALTSTGQVEKATMAATSEEDLAERLRENGAYLVRSRPAEKPAPARKADGKVPRKQLLALIEYMAGSAQVGLPIMTTLTDVEPRLESKLLRKIVAEMRDTMSLEGKSLSEAMREHPKAFDSFYVSTVEAGEASGQLDFVLEQLVKHLDWQEALGSQIRQAVTYPIIIVVAIIGLLLVLVGFVFPRLIPILTSRAVELPLATRLVIGASEVIRDFWLVGVAAAVGAALLLAVARRQEDIATAIDAAVLRVPLFGELILQINMARLVTYLSLFYRTGLDIILSLKLTANMVRNRAIARAIDGVREGVTGGESLGIAFGASPLFPPIVLRSITLGEVTGHLDDALQRTSVYYEREVPAAVKRMVTGLQPLLIVFMGGGFCSLRSRSSSPSSASTIPSAGDEQAFRAAVRSADRSRSRVRDRVCAAGRRRRDHEPHERRAQHAERRGSERCPRGADPAGGGTG
- a CDS encoding secretin N-terminal domain-containing protein — translated: MRFSIAFAAIVLAANACASAPRATEGTRTAADVADVAGANDRVDALPALPVAQVAEGGRSAPRIQRFDAVEQDLRTALRGLAQSFGLGLEIDPDVHGLVNTRLENVTLDEALASLLARHSYAYQIQGGVLRVTGSRMQSKTFSLDYVSLSRISATQTVVTSGLSTGGVGGQQLGGQQLGGQQLGGQQVGGGGGGSQISSTTAANLWQDVRIALEALVFYDITSDSARQIVSAATAEGTTGIAPINAASSVLGIAAGAPGATAKTSGDGRRLIINPLAGSIFVTAPPSTLDLVESYIASFQASVQRQVLVEAKIVRVSLNREFRFGINWQLLTSKARLNIGAPVSQTNTFSITLGGGTSQVSIALEALESQGEVAVLSSPMITALNNQMAVFDATSAEVFFAVTQTPVVGTGGSVVLTSQVQPQQVSVGIVLNVLAQIGADNVITMQIRPQLSEVSRVEEFITPEGGRITAPVITRRETDTMARVRGGETIVIGGLTQTRRDRTRTGVPGLSRVPGIGGLFGGRSDVEEKDELVIFLTPTIIVGAQQTAGR